A segment of the Agrobacterium tumefaciens genome:
CACAGCATCTCGCCCGTACCATTGAGTGCTTCAAGGCCGATAATGAGGCATACGCCGGTCATACCGGCGATGGTTCCAAACAGCTTGCGCCCGCTCACCAACTCATGCCGGACGACAAGAGCGGTGAGAAGAAAGGTGAAGATGGGTGTTGTCGCATTGAGAATAACGGCAAGACCGGCATCGATATGCTGCTCGGCCCAGGCGATCAACGTGAAAGGCAACACGCTGTTGATACAGGCCTGAACCAGAAAAAGCCGCCAGGTCGCCATGTCCGTCGGGAGGCGCAGACCACGCAATCGCATGATCGTCAGCAGCAAAAGGCCGGCAATCAGCGTGCGTGCGGCAATCAACGTCAAAGGCGGAATGGTTTCCACGCCAATTTTGATAAACGTATAGGAGGAAGCCCAAAGTGCTGACAAACACGCCAGCAGCAGGAGTTCTCGCGCGATATTGGTCTGTGTCGTCACGGATCGGTCTTTCATAGACGATGAGGTCAGGCCATCTCTAACGCAAAAAACACATCAAAGCTTCGGTCGCCACCGAAGCTTTGCCTGCAAAGAAAAAAAGCCCTACATGGTCATCACCATGCAGGGCCTCAGGCAAATATGGAACTGCTAAAGCGGGAGATCAGCGGCGTTCATCGACCGACAGGGCTCCAGCGCCAGCAAACACCAGATACAGGAAGATGAAGCAGAAAAGGATTGCACCATCGCCACCGTTGAGAGCCGGGAAGAAGCTCTTCGGTGCATGGGCCATGAAATAGGCAACAGCCATCTGGCCGGAGAGAATGAAGGCAACCGGCCGCGTGAAGAAACCAACCAGGATCAGCAGACCGCCGACCAGTTCGAGCAGAGCGGCAACAAGCAACATCGGCGGCAGCGAGCCTTCCATCTGCGATGCAGGAAAGCCGAACAGCTTTTGTGTACCGTGTTCGATGAAAAGCAGCGCAGCGATGATGCGCAGGGCTGCAAGCGCGTAAGGTCTATAGCGAGACAGGTTGTCGAAAGAGGCCATTTCCAGATGCTCCGTTGATTTGGTGCCGCGCTCGATACAGCGCCTGAAACCGGTTATGGATACACGTATCACACACCGGAAATCACGTTTTCGATATTGTAGCATCCCTTTATATATGGAAATGGGGGATTTTCTACAGTGAGTTGTTTTTTATACGGAAAACAGAGATTTCACACTTACATATCAACCGCTGGTCTAGCCGAAGACTGAGTCAGAAAATTCGAGAAATTTTCGGCCTGAATCACCGTTTCAGACGAAATCGAGCGGCACTCCTTCGAACGCCTTCACTTCCTTCAGTACGAAGGTGGTCTGCATTTCCTTGATTCCCGGCAGGCGTCGCACCACGGACATCGCAAAATCGGCGTAACTGTCCAGATCCGGCGCCACGACCTGCATCAGAAAATCCGCGTCGCCGGCAATGCTGTAACACGCCACAACTTGCGGAAGCGCTGCAACCTGGCGGGAGAATAGCTCGGCCTCCTCCTCATTGTGGCTGTCGATCTTGACCCGGATGAATGCAAGGACACCAAGGCCGACCTGTCTCCGGTCTATACGTGCGGAATACCCTTGTATGACGCCCGTTTCCTCCAGTTGGCGCACGCGCCGCCAGCAGGGTGAAGCGGAAAGTCCGACTTCGTCGGCCAAGGCCTGATTGGTAAGCCGGCCGTCATCCTGCAACGAAGACAGAATTCGAACATCGACCGGTTCAAGCTTCGAATTTGGCATAACCTACCCCACACTGAAACAACGGAGGCAGAATCTACCAAATTTAGGCATGGAAGACCAGAAAAAGGCAGGTTCTTCCACTCAAGCACGATTATCTTCCGAAACACATCAGGAAGGAAGAACACGGACATGACAGACGACTTTCGCATCGCCATCATCATCAACCCGGAGATGCCAGCAGGCTGGATTGCCAACACCGTTGGTGCCGTCGGCATCGGGCTTGGCGCCAGCACACCCGACCTTGCTGCAGACCGACTTACGGACGGCCAGGGACGGTCGATCGAGATCAGCTCAAACCGCCCGGTTCCTGTTCTTCAGGCAGATAGCCAGGCGATCGGAAAACTGTTGCTCAAGGCACTGGAAACAAAACCTGAAGGCTCTGCCATAGTGCCCTTCCCGGCCTTCGCACGTACGTTGCACGCCTATGCGGACTACAGAGAGACCTTTCCCGAAAGGGATCTGTCAGCAGAGGAGATCGACGGCCTCGGAATTACCGGGCCGGCGAAATGGGTCAAATCCCTGACGGGCGCACTGAAATTGCTAAGGTAGAAGCCTAGCTCAGGCCTGCAGGACGACGACGCGGGCGCCGACAGGAACACGCGAATAGAGATCGATGATGTCGTGGTTCAGCATGCGAATGCAACCGCTGGACATGGCATGACCGATGGACTGTGGCTGATTGGTGCCGTGCAACCGGAACATTGTATCGTTGTTACCACGATAAAGGTAAAGCGCACGCGCACCGAGCGGATTGTTCGGACCGCCAGGCATGCCACCGGCGAATTTCAGGTTGCGCGGATCGCGTCGCATCATATTTGCTGTTGGCGTCCAGGATGGCCATTCCGCCTTACGACCAACATAGGCATCGCCCTTCAGTGCCAGTCCCTGTCGGCCGACACCAACGCCATACCGCATCGCCCGGCCATCGCCCATGACGTAATACAGACGGCGCGCCGGCGTATCGACAACAACGGTACCTGCTGGATGCGTCGTATCATAGGACACTTCCTGGCGGCGAAGCTCCGGCTTCACCTTGTCGAGATGCATGGCAGGAAGCGGGAATTTCTCATCCGGCTTCGCCGCATAATTGAGCCTTTGATGCGATACGCCTGAGCTTGCACAACCGGCCAACAACAGCGGTAGTCCAAACAGAACACCACGACGCGAAATAGACATGTAACCCCCGCCAAGAATCTTTCGATTAACGAGGGGTATAATTTTATGGTTAACAAACCTCTAATCTACATAGGCAAGTGTTAACCGCCGGACCCCGAAGCAACAGGTTTGCGATTTGCAAGGTAGACGCCCGCGACCGCAAGTACGGTCCCGGCCATCATCGCCGTCGTCAATGTCTCGCCAAACAGAACAGCCGCTTCGATGGCAGCAAGCGGAGGCACAAGATAGATCAGTGATGCGGCGCGCGACACCTGTCCCTTGCGAATAAGATAGAGCAACAAGGCAACCGCGCCGATGGAAATTGCCCCGACCGACCATGCAAGCGTCGCCAGAAGCCCCGTGCTCCAGTCGATGTGGCCATCCTCGAGCAAGAACGTGAATGGCACAGTTATCAGCAAAGCGCCGACATATTGCAGGGTCGCCACCGCCATGATGTTTCCGCCATGGACATGTTTCTTCTGGTAAAGCGTCCCGTAGGTGACCGAAACCATGCCAAGGACATTGATGGCCACAGCATAAAACGGCACCGGCACCCCGGCGGCCCCGACCGCCATCATCTTTGGCAAAACTGCGATCGCTATCCCCACGAAACCGATGACCAGTCCGGCACGCTGCGCATTGGACAATCGCTCGCCGATCACAAAAGGAGCGGCAACGGCAGTCATCAGCGGCTGCAATCCGGCAATGATACCACCGATTGCCGCCGGAACGCCCTGGCCAATCGCCCACCAGATCATGCCAAGATAGATGCCGTGCAGGAAGACGCCAGACAAAATCGCACGACCGATGTCCCTCCATCCCCGTGGCCAACTCACGCTTGCCACTCGACAGATCAGCCACAGAAAAATACCCGCCAGAGCATAGCGAAGACAGAGGAACGTCAGTGGCCCGGTATAGTGGACGGCATATTTTGCCGTCACCCACCCGGTTGACCAGAGAAAGACGAAAATGGCCGGAGCCAGACGGTCAAGAGACATGGTGCGTTCCGAAAACCTTGCCGTAATGGCGGCTTGAACGCCGGTAACTCCGTTACAGGCGAAGGTCAAAAGTCTTTTCGTGATCACATCGTTCAGTTTTTCTGATGAAACACCGACCAGCATCAGCAGAAAGCGAAAGAGCAAATTTTATGCATTCGCCCAATGGCCGCACAGTCCAGCAGCCCCTCTCCGCCCTGTCACCCGACGCAACCAATTTCGACGTGCCGCATTTATAGGCTAAATCTCAAAAATTGCTTCTTTTTTATAAGGATAGCTCGGCCACAATCCGGGAGAAAATCTTCAACCGGGGGCCTGCATAGTTCTTGCATTGCTTCTGACGTTGTATTCATATGGCAAAAAAGGGGACATCGAAGTTGGCATTTGACGAAATGATGAATGCGGACAACACGCCGCGAAACCCATACGAAAACTACAACGAGTGGTACAGTCGACAGGACAGCGCGCACCTGATCCAGAAGTCAAAAGACGCGGAAAACATCTTTCGGAAAACCGGCATTACTTTTGCCGTTTATGGCCACGCTGACAGTTCCGAGAAACTGATACCATTCGACATCATCCCGCGCATCATCTCCGGACGGGAATGGCGAAAGCTGGCGCAGGGTATCGAACAGCGGGTGCTCGCCCTCAACGCCTTCCTCGATGACATCTATCACAAGCAGGAAATCATTCGCGCCGGACGTATTCCCCGCGAACTCATTGAAAAGAATGAGGCCTTCCTGCCGGAAATGATCGGCTTCACGCCACCCGGCGGCGTTTATACTCACATCGTTGGCACGGATATCGTTCGCACCGGTGAAGACCAGTTCTATGTTCTCGAGGACAACGCCCGCACACCATCCGGTGTCAGCTACATGCTGGAAAACCGCGAAACGATGATGCAGATGTTCCCGGAACTGTTCCATGAGAACCGCGTGCAACGGGTGGAGGATTACCCCTACCTGCTGCGGCAGTCGCTGGCATCGCTTGCCCCGCCCGGCTGCACCGGCAAGCCGCGCGTCGCCGTCTTGACGCCGGGCATTTATAATTCCGCCTATTACGAGCATTCGTTCCTTGCCGACATGATGGGCGTCGAACTGGTGGAAGGATCTGACCTGCGTGTCATGGACGGCAAGGTCAAGATGCGCACCACCCGGGGTTACGAGGCAATTGACGTCCTCTATCGCCGCGTCGATGACGACTTCCTCGATCCGCTGACCTTCCGTCCGGATTCCGCCCTTGGCGTACCCGGCATCATGGATGTCTATCGTGCTGGCAATATCACCATTGCCAACGCACCCGGAACCGGCATTTCCGACGATAAGGCGATCTACTCCTATATGCCGGAGATCGTCGAGTTCTATACCGGTCGCAAGCCGCTTCTGGAAAATGTGCCGACATGGCGCTGTTCCGAGCCGGACAGCCTGAAATACGTTCTCGACAACCTGGCCGACCTTGTCGTCAAGGAAGTCCACGGTTCGGGCGGTTACGGCATGCTGGTCGGCCCGACGGCCTCGAAGCGGGAACGAGCGCTTTTCGCAGAGAAGCTGAGGGCGCGCCCGGCCAATTACATTGCGCAGCCCACGCTGTCGCTTTCGACCGTGCCGATCATGGTGAAAAACGGCATCGCGCCGCGCCATGTCGATCTTCGCCCCTATGTCCTCGTTTCTGACAAGGTGAAGATCATTCCCGGCGGTTTGACCCGCGTCGCGCTCAAGAAGGGCTCGCTCGTGGTCAATTCCAGCCAGGGCGGCGGCACCAAGGATACGTGGGTACTGGAGGACTAAGCCATGCTGGGCAGGACGGCAAACGGGCTCTACTGGATGTTCCGGTACATCGAGCGTGCAGAAAACATCGCCCGACTGATCGACGCGGGCTTACGCATGTCGCTGACACGCAGTGGCACCGGCGATGAAGACTGGGATGGCGTACTGCAAAGTGCGGGCGTACGCGAAGCGTTTCTTGAAACCAACGAAAAGGTAACGGCAGTCGACGCGATCGACTACCTGCTGCGTGAGAGATCAAACCCCTCCAGCGTCATGTCCTGCATCGAGTCAGGCCGCAACAACGCCCGCATGGTGCGGACGGCACTGACGCGTGAAACGTGGGAGGCAACGAACGAGTTCTGGATCGAACTGAAAAACCTCCTCGGTCGACGTGTGAAAGCCGCCGAACTGCCGCAAATCATCGATGTCATCAAACATCGCGCCGGACTGGTGCGCGGCGCGTTCCACGGCTCGATGCTGCGCAACGATCTCTACAATTTCTCGCGCATCGGCACGTTCATCGAGCGTGCGGACAACACCGCGCGTATTCTTGATGTGAAGTATTATGTGTTGCTGCCAGGTATGTCGCATGTCGGATCATCGCTCGACAACGTACAGTGGGAATCGATCCTGCGCTCAGCCTCTGCCCACCGTTCCTACGGCTGGGTGTATGACGCAGAGTACAAGCCTGCCAATATTGCCGATTTCCTGATCCTCAACGCCCGCATGCCACGCTCTCTTGCCTATTGCTACGACAAGATCGCCAGCAATCTCAATTACATTGCAGAGGATTACGGCGAGCGGCACCAGGCTCACGAAACGGCCGAAAGCATCCGCAACACCTTGCACACGACGACGATCAATCGCGTCATGGATGAAGGCTTGCACGAGTTTCTGGAAAGATTCGTCATCCGCAATGGACAGTTGGGGCAGGAAATCACGGAAGGCTACCGCTTCTATCAGTAAGCGCGTGGACGGGGACAGGGTATGCGTCTGAAAATCACCCATACGACAGAATATGTCTATGACGAGCCAATGCCTTATGCCTTGCAAAGGTTGCGGTTGACACCGCAGACCGGCCCTTGCCAGAAGGTCGAGGATTGGGCTGTCGCAGTCGATGGCGCGACCGTCGAAGTGACCTATGACGACCATTTCGGCAACAGGGTCTCTCTGGTGGAAACCGAAGGTCCACAGCAGCAGGTCAAGGTAATTGCAAGCGGCGTTGTCGAGACCGAAGACAGGGCCGGTGTCTACGGTTACCACATCGGCAATGCACCGCTCTGGCTTTTTCTGCGCGAAACACCACGCACCAAGCCGGGAAAGCTCATTCGGGAGCTGGTCAAGGTGAGCAATGGCGAGAGCGAACTGGCGCGTCTGCACGACCTGATGGAAAACATCCATCGCAAGGTCGAATATGTTCCTGGCGCAACAGACCCGGAAACAACCGCTGAACTGGCGCTGGAAACCGGCAAGGGTGTGTGCCAAGACCACACCCACATTCTTGTATCTGCGGCGCGCCTGATCGGCCTGCCGGCCCGTTACGTTTCCGGTTATCTTATGATGGAGGACGTGGCAGAGCAGACTGCGACCCATGCCTGGGCTGAGGTGCACCTGGAAGGACTTGGCTGGGTCGGTTTCGACGCTGCCAACAACATCTGCCCCGACGACCGATATGTGCGCATCGCATCCGGCCTGTGCTATCGCGATTGCGCGCCTGTCTCCGGCATGCGGATCGGCCAGGCCGGCGAAACCCTGAACGTCTCGGTAACCGTCCAGCAATCGCAGAGCCAGAGCCAATCACAAAGCTGACGGTGATAAAACAGTGACGGGCAAGGACGACGAAACAATCGGCTTTTACAAGCAAAATGCCGATGCCTATACGTCGGCAATGCGCAACGCGAACATTCTGTATCTCGAGCCGTTTCTCCAAAAGCTGCCGCCTGGCGCAACGATCCTTGAACTTGGCTGCGGTAGCGGCCAGGACAGCGCTTTCATGCTTGAAAGAGGCTTTGACGTTCATCCGACAGATGGCACACCGGCAATAGTCGCGGCGGCACAGGCAAGACTGGGTGTTCCCGTCAGGCAACTGTTCTTTGATGAACTGGATGACGAGGAGCGATATGAGGGCATCTGGGCAAATGCCTGCCTGTTGCACGCGCCTCGCCCCTCCCTGTCAGGCATCGTAGGCCGTATTTACCGTGCCCTGAAGCGGCGGGGCGTTTTCCATGCAAGTTTCAAGGCAGGTGAAACGGACGGCCGCGACCGGTTTGGTCGGTATTTCAATTACCCCACGCAAGAATGGCTGACGGACGCCTACATGCGGCATGGCTGGCAGGAGCTGGCGATCGAAACACGGCAAGGCAGCGGCTATGACAGAGAGCCGACCGAATGGCTCCATATCACAGCCATCAAGGCATAATCTAATCAGCCTACTATCATGACAAGACACCACCCGGCTTGTGCCGATGCGCATGAGATCCTCCAGGAATAGCCGGCACCCGGCCGTCACGGATACGTCCTACTCGCGCATTCATCCAGTGTCGTATGACGAAAGAATAGAGCAGGCCTTTTACCCCGTGGAACGCCTGTCTGTGTTGCCGATAAAAGGCATCAGGACTGTTGAACAGGCCAAGATCCTGATTGATTCCAGTCTTCTGGATATAGGTGCTGCGCCCGGTCCATGTGACGGCGGGCGCGTCAAGACAATCCGTTCCCGCGCCATAACCACACAAGGATGAGCCCTGCTCCGCAAAATGCGTTTGCAGGCTTCTCAGAAACCGCGCGTCGAGAATAAAGCCTTCCAGCTCGATCCATCGATCTTCGAACCAGATCTCGACCCAACTGTGCAGAATGCTGTCAGGCGCGATGCCGTAGACGATTTCGGGCACGATACCCCGCTGCAATCCCTTGTGGATCGTGAAGCCGTGCAGACGGCATGGGATTTCCAAAGCGCGCAGCAGTGCCATCAGCAAGATGGCCTTGGTATTGCATTGCCCATAGCCGTCGGCAAGCACAGCCGTGGCAGGAACATCGTCTGCCCGATTGTAACCGAAGGCGACATCGTTTCTTACGAAGTCATAGGCCGCACCAATGCGCTCGAACGGCGACAACATGGCCCATCCTCTTGCGGCAAGAAGCGCCTGTATGCTGCGCGAGCGATAATTCAACAACGGCGTCTCCACCAGATAAGCCTTCACCTCTTTTCCTCCATGAACGCCGCCTCCATCAATTGCGACAATGGCTAGCATCTATAGCAACTAGAGGTTCAAGCCCCTTCTCAACAAAATGGTAGACGTCGTGATGAAAGGCAGTGAGACTGGCAGGAATGCAGGGAGAAAGACTATGAAGCCACTCGGCGGCATTATGGAGACAGCCATCTACGCCGATGATCTGGAGGCCGCCGAGCAGTTTTATGGTGAGGTTTTCGGACTTGAAATGGTCAGGAGACTTCCGGGGCAGTTCGTGTTTTTCCGTTGTGGGCAACAGATGTTGCTGATCTTCGACCCGGAGAAATCCCACAAGGCGGACGAGCGCAATCCCATCCCGCGTCACGGTACGGCAGGTCAGGGACATTTCTGTTTTCGGGTAAAAGACAGTACGGAGGTCGATGCATGGCGCGATCGTTTCATCGCTCTCGGCATTGCTGTCGAACATTACCATCGCTGGGGCAATGACAGCCGGTCGGTCTACATCCGCGACCCCGCAGGAAATTCGGTCGAGGTGGGCGAAGGACGACTTTGGGGCTTCGACGGAATGCCCCCCTCATAAAAAAGCCCCGCCTGTTTCCAGCCGGGACCCTGATCGTTCATACCACCAGATCAGATCTGACGGACGGCAATCTCTTCTTCCGCATCGACGGCAAGCGGGTTTTTCAGCGCCAGGCCAAAACCAGCGGCTTCGATTTCGAATACGTCGCCCGCCTCCGGCTTCACGCCATCTGCGAAGGAAAGCGTTGCAGTGCCGAACATGTGGACATGCACGTCGCCCGGTGCACGGAACAATCCATATTTGAAATGGTGATATTCGAGGTTTGCGAAGGTGTGGGACATGTTGTCTTCACCCGAAACGAACGGCTTTTCGAAAATCACCTTGTCGCCACGACGAATGCGCGACGTACCGCGAATGTCCGAGGGCGGTGCGCCAACGCGGATTTCCGGGCCAAAGCTTGCCGGACGCAGCTTGGAATGCGCCAGATAAAGGTAGTTGATCCGCTCGGTGACGTGGTCGGAGAACTCGTTCGAAACAGCAAAGCCGATGCGGACTGGTTCGCCCTTGTCAGAGATAACGTAGATGCCAGCCATCTCAGGCTCTTCGCCACCGTCAAGCGCGAAGGATGGAGAGGTGAGCGCCGCACCAGGAGCGGCAGCAACGTAGCCGTTGCCCTTATAGAACCATTCCGGCTGAACGCCCTTTTCACCGGCCTTCGGCTTGCCGTTCTCAAGGCCCATGCGGAACATTTTCATAGAATCCGTCAGGCTTTCCTCGGCGGCTTCCGTTGTCTTCTTGTGCATGCTGTCACGCGTTGCAGCGGAGCCGAGATGCGTCAGACCCGTACCCGTCAGATGAAGATGCGCCGGGTCCGGATGCGTGATCGGCGGCAGAAAACGGCCTTCTGCATAGACCTTCTCAAGGTCGACAGTCTCGCCCAGACCATGCGCGGAAATGACATCCGCAAGGCTCTTGCCACCGTTGGCGGCTTCCATGGCAAGCGCATAAACGGATTCTGCGTTGTTGACGGCACGCGCTTCGCCGCCCTCTTCGCGAACTGCCACGACGATCTTGCCGCTGGTGTCCTTGATCTGTGAAATTAGCACGGTCATTCCTTCCTAAGGCGCTTTACGCCTGTCTCTCAAACCTGCGGCGCAATGCGCCTGCATCTTATGAAAGTGGCCGGAACCCGGCCACTTTTTTGCTTGCTATATCGAGCTGGACAATCAGCCCTTGTTTTTGTTGTAGACGTCGAAGAACACAGCAGCGAGAAGCACGAGGCCCTTCACCATCTGCTGGAAATCGATGCCAAGACCGACGATCGACATGCCGTTGTTCATGACACCCATGATGAAGGCGCCGATAACCGCACCGGTGATCTTGCCGACGCCGCCGGATGCAGAAGCACCGCCGATGAAGCAGGCCGCGATCACGTCCAGTTCGAAGCCAACACCGGCTTTCGGTGTCGCCGAGTTGAGGCGAGTTGCGATGATCATGCCAGCCAGGCCGGCAAGAACGCCCATGTTGATGAAGGTCAGGAAGTTCAGCCGCTCGGTATTGATACCGGAAAGCTTCGTCGCCTTCTCGTTGCCACCCAGCGCATAGATGCGGCGACCAATGGTGGTACGGCGCGTCACGAAGCTATAGAGCACGATCAGAGCAATCATCACGATCAGAACGTTCGGCAGGCCACGATAGGTCGACAGCTGATAGCCGAGGAACAGGATCGCAGCGGAAATGACGAGGTTCTGGGCGATGAAGAAGCCGAACGGCTCGACATCGATGCCGTGCTGTACGTTCACGGCACGACGACGCCAGGCCAGATAGAACAGAATGATCGGTGCGAGTACGGTCAGGATCATGGAGGTCGTGTTAAGACCTTCGATACCGCCGATATCAGGCAGGAAGCCGGTGCTGATGACCTGGAAATCGGCCGGGAACGGACCAATGTTCTTGCCGCCCAGCACGAAAAGCGTCAGGCCTCGGAACACCAGCATGCCCGCCAGCGTCACGATGAACGACGGAATGCGGTGATAGGCAACCCAATAGCCCTGCGCAGCACCGATGATGCCGCCGATGACAAGACAAATGAGCGCCGCGAGGAACGGGTTCATGCCCCATTGCACCGTCAATATGGCGGCGATCGCGCCGACAAACGCAACAATCGACCCCACCGAAAGATCGATGTGTCCCGCGACGATGACGAGCAGCATGCCCAACGCCATGATGACGATGAACGAGTTCTGCAGAACGAGGTTCGTCAGGTTAACCGGGCGGAACAGAATGCCGCCGGTATAAAACTGGAAGAAAACCATGATGGCGACGAGCGCGATCAGCATGCCGTATTCGCGGATGTTGGCGCGAATGTAGGACGACACGGAGATGATGTTGCTTTCTTCTTTTGTTGTATTGGCCGAACTCATGAGTTCTTCTCCCCTGAGCGCATGATAGCGCGCATGATGCTTTCCTGGCTCGCCTCTCCCTTCGGCAGTTCGGCAACGATGCGGCCTTCGTTCATGACGTAGATGCGGTCGCAATTGCCGAGCAATTCTGGCATTTCCGATGAAATCATCAGAACGCCTTTGCCGTCGGCAGCGAGCTGGTTGATGATGGTGTAGATTTCATATTTGGCACCGACGTCGATACCGCGCGTCGGTTCATCGAGGATCAGAACCTCGGGATTGGAGAACAGCCACTTCGACAGCACGACCTTCTGCTGGTTGCCGCCCGAAAGATTGACCGTCTCCTGGAAGATGCCCGAAGACCGGATGCGCAGGCGCGTGCGAAAATCGCTCGCCACCTTCATCTCCCTGATGTCATCGATAACCCCCGCATTGGAGACACCGGCCAGGTTGGCGAGTGTCGTGTTGTGCAGGATGTTGTCGTTCAACACCAGACCGAGATGCTTGCGGTCTTCCGTGACATAAGCGAGACCCGCATCGATTGCCTTGCGAACCGTACTGACGTCGACGGCCTTTCCGTCCATCAGCACCTCGCCGGTGATCTTGTGGCCGTAGGACTTGCCGAACACGCTCATCGCGAATTCCGTACGCCCCGCACCCATCAGACCCGCGATGCCGACAACCTCGCCCTTGCGGACGGTGATGTTGATGTCGTGCAGCATCTGGCGATCGCGGTGGTGCTGGTGATAAGCGTTCCAGTTCTTCACTTCGAGAATGGTTTCGCCAATCGGCACATCGCGTGGTGGATAACGATCTTCCAGATCGCGGCCCACCATGTTGCGGATGATGACGTCTTCGCTGATTTCTTCCTTATGACAGTCGAGCGTCTTCACGGTCATTCCGTCGCGCAGCACGGTGATCTGGTCGGCCACCTTGCGCACTTCGTTCAGCTTGTGGGTGATGATGATCGACGTCATGCCCTGCTTGCGGAACTCCATAAGCAGGTTCAGCAACGCTTCGGAATCGGTTTCGTTGAGCGACGCCGTCGGCTCATCGAGAATGAGCAGCTTCACGCTCTTCGACAACGCCTTGGCGATTTCGACGAGCTGCTGCTTGCCGACGCCAATGTCGGTGATGAGGGTTTCAGGCGATTCCTTCAACCCGACCTTCTTCAGAAGCTCGCGGGTGCGGTTGAACGTCGTCTGCCAGTTGATGACGCCGCTCGACGCAACTTCATTGCCGAGAAAGATGTTCTCAGCAATCGACAGCAGCGGCACGAGCGCCAGTTCCTGGTGAATGATGATGATGCCGATATCTTCGCTATCGTTGATCGCGCGAAAATTACGGACGGCGCCGTCGTAGTGAATTTCACCTTCATAGGTGCCCGCGGGATAAACACCGGAAAGGACCTTCATCAAAGTCGACTTTCCAGCGCCGTTCTCACCGACGAGTGCGTGGATCTCACCTTCCTTCACTTGGAGGTTGACGTTCTCAAGCGCCTTCACGCCTGGAAACGTCTTGGTGATGTTCCGCATTTCGAGAATGGTATTGGCCATATCGCAATCCAGCGCCCGATTAATTCCGGGGTTTTTATTTTTATGGAGAGCGGGGAAAGCTGCAAGCCTTCCCCGCGATTGTCAGATTATTTCAGCTGGTCTTCGGTGTAGTAACCACCGTCAACGAGCACCTGCTTGTAGTTGTCCTTGGTCACGGCAACCGGCTTCAGCAGGTAGGACGGAACAACCTTGACGCCGTTTTCATAGGTCTTGGTGTCGTTGACTTCAGGCTCTTTGCCTTCCATCAGCGCGTTGACCATGTTCACGGTAACCTTCGCCAGTTCGCGAGTATCCTTGAAGATGGTGGAGTACTGTTCGCCAGCGATGATCGACTTGACGGACGGAACTTCAGCATCCTGACCGGAAACGACCGGCAGCGGCTGGTCCTTCGAGCCATAACCTACGCCCTTGAGCGAGGAGATGATACCGATGGACAGACCGTCGTAAGGCGACAGAACAGCGTCGACCTTGGCGTCGGTGTAGTAAGCCGAAAGCAGGTTATCCATACGTGCCTGGGCCGTTGCCGGGTCCCAACGCAGCGTACCAACCTTGTCCATGCCCGTCTGGCCGGACTTTACGACCAGCTTGCCGCTGTCG
Coding sequences within it:
- a CDS encoding EamA family transporter, which produces MTTQTNIARELLLLACLSALWASSYTFIKIGVETIPPLTLIAARTLIAGLLLLTIMRLRGLRLPTDMATWRLFLVQACINSVLPFTLIAWAEQHIDAGLAVILNATTPIFTFLLTALVVRHELVSGRKLFGTIAGMTGVCLIIGLEALNGTGEMLWGQFAILAAAFSYACAAIFGKNFRGLNPIMPAAGSLICGAIILLPVSVVVDRPWTLSPSNASIAALLCLSVFSTALAFMIYFRLMQTLGSVGTTSQAYLRVPVGVGIGMLFLGEVPTPAMWIGLVCVIIGVLAMTLPQRRRAAAQSG
- a CDS encoding DoxX family protein, which produces MASFDNLSRYRPYALAALRIIAALLFIEHGTQKLFGFPASQMEGSLPPMLLVAALLELVGGLLILVGFFTRPVAFILSGQMAVAYFMAHAPKSFFPALNGGDGAILFCFIFLYLVFAGAGALSVDERR
- a CDS encoding Lrp/AsnC family transcriptional regulator, which codes for MPNSKLEPVDVRILSSLQDDGRLTNQALADEVGLSASPCWRRVRQLEETGVIQGYSARIDRRQVGLGVLAFIRVKIDSHNEEEAELFSRQVAALPQVVACYSIAGDADFLMQVVAPDLDSYADFAMSVVRRLPGIKEMQTTFVLKEVKAFEGVPLDFV
- a CDS encoding DUF2000 domain-containing protein — its product is MTDDFRIAIIINPEMPAGWIANTVGAVGIGLGASTPDLAADRLTDGQGRSIEISSNRPVPVLQADSQAIGKLLLKALETKPEGSAIVPFPAFARTLHAYADYRETFPERDLSAEEIDGLGITGPAKWVKSLTGALKLLR
- a CDS encoding L,D-transpeptidase; translated protein: MSISRRGVLFGLPLLLAGCASSGVSHQRLNYAAKPDEKFPLPAMHLDKVKPELRRQEVSYDTTHPAGTVVVDTPARRLYYVMGDGRAMRYGVGVGRQGLALKGDAYVGRKAEWPSWTPTANMMRRDPRNLKFAGGMPGGPNNPLGARALYLYRGNNDTMFRLHGTNQPQSIGHAMSSGCIRMLNHDIIDLYSRVPVGARVVVLQA
- a CDS encoding DMT family transporter encodes the protein MSLDRLAPAIFVFLWSTGWVTAKYAVHYTGPLTFLCLRYALAGIFLWLICRVASVSWPRGWRDIGRAILSGVFLHGIYLGMIWWAIGQGVPAAIGGIIAGLQPLMTAVAAPFVIGERLSNAQRAGLVIGFVGIAIAVLPKMMAVGAAGVPVPFYAVAINVLGMVSVTYGTLYQKKHVHGGNIMAVATLQYVGALLITVPFTFLLEDGHIDWSTGLLATLAWSVGAISIGAVALLLYLIRKGQVSRAASLIYLVPPLAAIEAAVLFGETLTTAMMAGTVLAVAGVYLANRKPVASGSGG
- a CDS encoding circularly permuted type 2 ATP-grasp protein — encoded protein: MAFDEMMNADNTPRNPYENYNEWYSRQDSAHLIQKSKDAENIFRKTGITFAVYGHADSSEKLIPFDIIPRIISGREWRKLAQGIEQRVLALNAFLDDIYHKQEIIRAGRIPRELIEKNEAFLPEMIGFTPPGGVYTHIVGTDIVRTGEDQFYVLEDNARTPSGVSYMLENRETMMQMFPELFHENRVQRVEDYPYLLRQSLASLAPPGCTGKPRVAVLTPGIYNSAYYEHSFLADMMGVELVEGSDLRVMDGKVKMRTTRGYEAIDVLYRRVDDDFLDPLTFRPDSALGVPGIMDVYRAGNITIANAPGTGISDDKAIYSYMPEIVEFYTGRKPLLENVPTWRCSEPDSLKYVLDNLADLVVKEVHGSGGYGMLVGPTASKRERALFAEKLRARPANYIAQPTLSLSTVPIMVKNGIAPRHVDLRPYVLVSDKVKIIPGGLTRVALKKGSLVVNSSQGGGTKDTWVLED